In Rhodococcus rhodochrous, a single genomic region encodes these proteins:
- the pspM gene encoding phage shock envelope stress response protein PspM — MNDSGDDRTGNIPGSVVSAFRDATDTAMEAARRWRDPAARLRRKKRRARRRASFFGAGSGTTAIGTATLAVASAPEWTLVAAGGATAALAVPAVLAVRTFRRLDAVPLPPPPPRRRSLPPAGSVARAPMERLAANEESLRRLLGVLVRSNSVAPDDLTEIDDAARAAAAALDAVVEDVVALESAARGSAAAKTHLSAAIVDAGERLGTGVDQFEELVAAAARLAATAEGNRSLAVLDQRRAELIATSDKLESWAQSWRELGQIEQRYRP; from the coding sequence GTGAACGACTCCGGAGACGACCGGACCGGGAACATCCCCGGTTCGGTCGTCTCTGCGTTCCGCGACGCCACCGACACCGCGATGGAGGCCGCGCGCCGTTGGCGCGATCCCGCCGCCCGCTTGCGGCGTAAGAAGCGTCGCGCGCGTCGACGCGCGAGTTTCTTCGGTGCCGGCTCGGGCACCACTGCGATCGGCACCGCGACCCTCGCCGTCGCGTCGGCTCCCGAATGGACGCTCGTCGCGGCCGGGGGAGCGACAGCGGCTCTCGCGGTGCCCGCCGTCCTCGCCGTCCGCACGTTCCGTCGTCTCGATGCGGTGCCGCTGCCCCCACCGCCGCCGCGTCGCCGGTCGCTGCCACCGGCCGGCTCGGTCGCCCGTGCTCCGATGGAACGCCTCGCGGCGAACGAGGAGAGCCTGCGACGTCTGCTCGGTGTGCTCGTGCGGTCGAACTCCGTGGCTCCCGACGACCTCACCGAGATCGACGACGCGGCCCGCGCAGCCGCAGCCGCACTCGATGCCGTCGTCGAGGATGTCGTGGCCCTCGAATCCGCCGCGCGGGGCAGTGCGGCCGCGAAGACCCATCTGTCCGCTGCCATCGTCGACGCGGGCGAGCGTCTCGGGACGGGTGTCGACCAGTTCGAGGAACTCGTCGCCGCCGCCGCACGCCTCGCCGCGACCGCCGAGGGCAACCGGTCGCTGGCGGTGCTCGACCAGCGACGCGCCGAACTGATCGCCACCTCCGACAAGCTCGAGAGCTGGGCGCAGTCCTGGCGCGAGTTGGGGCAGATCGAGCAGCGTTACCGCCCCTGA
- a CDS encoding CbiQ family ECF transporter T component — protein MNTFGLYHPGHSVLHRLPAGAKLLAVAALILALTLWIRQPWQVLPALALAVLAYAAARIPPRLAVVQLRPLVWMLAIIAAFQVLVAGWERAVVICGSLLVAVALAALVTLTTRTTEMLDAIVRAARPLARVGVDPDRVGLVLVMTVRAIPLIGTVITRVTEARKARGLGFSLRALVVPVVVGALRTAEAMGEALAARGVDD, from the coding sequence GTGAACACCTTCGGCCTCTACCACCCCGGACACTCGGTCCTGCACCGGCTTCCGGCGGGAGCGAAACTGCTCGCGGTCGCAGCGCTGATCCTCGCGCTGACCCTGTGGATCCGGCAGCCCTGGCAGGTGCTTCCCGCGCTGGCACTGGCCGTGCTCGCGTACGCGGCGGCGCGCATACCTCCGCGTCTCGCCGTCGTGCAATTGCGGCCGCTGGTGTGGATGCTGGCGATCATCGCAGCGTTTCAGGTCCTCGTAGCGGGGTGGGAACGGGCGGTCGTGATCTGCGGGTCGCTGCTCGTGGCGGTCGCTCTGGCCGCCCTCGTGACCCTCACGACGCGGACCACCGAGATGCTCGACGCGATCGTGCGGGCGGCCCGTCCCCTCGCGCGCGTCGGGGTCGATCCCGACCGGGTCGGACTCGTACTGGTGATGACCGTCCGCGCGATCCCGCTGATCGGCACCGTGATCACCCGCGTGACAGAGGCACGCAAGGCGCGCGGTCTCGGATTCTCGTTGCGGGCCCTCGTGGTTCCAGTGGTGGTGGGAGCGCTGCGCACCGCCGAGGCGATGGGTGAGGCCCTCGCCGCTCGTGGTGTGGACGACTGA
- a CDS encoding energy-coupling factor ABC transporter ATP-binding protein: protein MSEIRFREVRHAYGDRTVLDGVDVVLTERRVGIVGANGSGKSTMARMINGLLVPSSGSVTVDGLDTARKGREVRRKVGFVFTDPDHQIVMPTVAEDVAFSLRRSGLGKEEREARVRQVLADFGLAGHHDHPSHLLSGGQKQLLALAAIMVTDPAVLVADEPTTLLDLRNTKLIARTFASLPQQVIAVTHNLDLLADFDRVLVVDSGRIVADDEPASALAFYRNLIG from the coding sequence ATGAGCGAGATCCGATTCCGGGAGGTGCGGCACGCCTACGGCGACCGCACCGTCCTCGACGGGGTCGATGTCGTCCTCACCGAACGACGCGTCGGCATCGTCGGTGCGAACGGCAGCGGCAAGTCGACGATGGCACGGATGATCAACGGCCTGCTCGTCCCGTCGTCCGGGTCGGTGACCGTCGACGGCCTCGACACGGCCCGCAAGGGCCGGGAGGTCCGTAGGAAGGTCGGATTCGTCTTCACCGACCCCGACCACCAGATCGTCATGCCCACCGTGGCCGAGGACGTCGCCTTCTCGCTGCGGCGCAGCGGACTCGGCAAGGAGGAACGCGAGGCCCGGGTACGGCAGGTCCTCGCAGACTTCGGGCTCGCGGGACACCACGACCACCCCAGTCACCTGCTCTCGGGCGGTCAGAAACAGTTGCTCGCGCTCGCCGCGATCATGGTGACCGACCCGGCGGTGCTCGTCGCCGACGAACCGACGACGCTGCTGGACCTGCGCAACACGAAGCTCATCGCGCGCACCTTCGCGAGCCTGCCGCAGCAGGTGATCGCGGTGACCCACAATCTCGATCTCCTCGCCGACTTCGATCGTGTGCTGGTGGTGGACTCCGGGCGGATCGTCGCCGACGACGAACCGGCGTCCGCGCTCGCGTTCTACCGGAATCTGATCGGGTGA
- a CDS encoding biotin transporter BioY: MSSSRRIPARDLAQIAVFAALIIALGLPGQISIGSSGVPITLQTLGVMLAGALLGARKGVLSVLTVIVLGLALPVLAGGRTTLTSLAGPTVGFLIGWIPAVAVIGWLSMKMLPRYRTLPGVAVNVLGGIVVLYAFGIAGMVLRTDLTVWAAAAANVTFLPGDLAKAVVAAAVAAQVHRAYPALAAPRIAPRPAADPAH, encoded by the coding sequence GTGTCCTCGTCCCGCCGTATCCCCGCGCGCGACCTCGCGCAGATCGCCGTCTTCGCCGCCCTGATCATCGCCCTGGGACTGCCCGGTCAGATCAGCATCGGTTCGTCCGGCGTGCCCATCACGCTGCAGACCCTGGGCGTGATGCTCGCGGGTGCACTGCTCGGCGCACGCAAGGGTGTCCTGTCGGTGCTCACCGTGATCGTGCTGGGACTGGCGCTGCCCGTACTCGCCGGCGGCCGCACGACCCTCACCTCGCTGGCCGGTCCCACGGTGGGCTTCCTCATCGGCTGGATCCCCGCCGTCGCCGTGATCGGCTGGCTGAGCATGAAGATGCTGCCGCGCTACCGCACGCTGCCGGGTGTGGCCGTCAACGTCCTCGGCGGCATCGTCGTGCTCTACGCCTTCGGTATCGCGGGCATGGTCCTGCGCACCGATCTCACGGTGTGGGCCGCCGCCGCTGCCAATGTCACCTTCCTGCCGGGCGACCTGGCCAAGGCGGTCGTCGCCGCGGCGGTCGCCGCCCAGGTGCACCGCGCCTACCCCGCACTGGCGGCACCGCGCATCGCACCCCGCCCCGCCGCGGATCCCGCGCACTGA
- a CDS encoding PIG-L deacetylase family protein has product MEAVPEDWQDGLVIAAHPDDIEYGAAAAVARWTWQGKQVRYVLATSGEAGIAGLDPKECGPLREAEERESARIVGVDSVEFLGHRDGHIVAGLDLRRDIAASIRRHRPEMVVTGNFGLTWFPGILNSADHRAVGLAVLDAVADAANEWIFPELAEAGLEAWPGVRWVAVATTSPTHAVDVTDTVEVAVESLSAHRRYLEALDDRSAEEQAREQVERSSAPLPGFPAARAAGFELYTFAG; this is encoded by the coding sequence GTGGAGGCGGTACCGGAGGACTGGCAGGACGGACTCGTGATCGCCGCGCACCCCGACGACATCGAATACGGTGCCGCCGCGGCCGTGGCCCGATGGACCTGGCAGGGCAAGCAGGTGCGCTACGTCCTCGCGACGAGCGGGGAGGCCGGGATCGCCGGGCTCGACCCGAAGGAGTGCGGCCCCCTGCGGGAGGCGGAGGAACGCGAATCCGCGCGGATCGTCGGCGTGGACTCCGTGGAGTTCCTCGGCCACCGCGACGGGCACATCGTCGCCGGTCTCGACCTGCGACGCGACATCGCGGCGAGCATCCGCAGACACCGACCCGAGATGGTGGTGACCGGGAACTTCGGGCTCACCTGGTTCCCCGGCATCCTCAACAGTGCAGACCACCGTGCGGTCGGGCTGGCCGTGCTCGACGCCGTCGCCGACGCCGCGAACGAGTGGATCTTCCCGGAACTCGCGGAGGCCGGTCTCGAAGCCTGGCCCGGGGTGCGGTGGGTGGCGGTCGCCACGACGTCTCCGACGCACGCGGTGGACGTCACCGACACGGTCGAGGTGGCGGTCGAGTCGCTCTCGGCGCACCGCCGCTATCTCGAGGCCCTCGACGACAGGAGCGCCGAGGAGCAGGCCCGCGAGCAGGTGGAGCGGTCGTCCGCACCCCTGCCGGGCTTCCCGGCCGCTCGGGCCGCCGGATTCGAGCTGTACACCTTCGCGGGATAG
- a CDS encoding glycosyltransferase: protein MRVAVVAGPDAGHAIPAIALSLRLADAGHDAVVFTGERWLGLELPGVTFAELKGLAPRLGDDDGDAGAKIHARAAHIASEMLPDLGALLPDLVVADVLTAGGGMAAERLGIPWVELSPHPLYLPSRGLPPIGSGLDVGTGVRGRLRDAALRAMTARSLRQGERERSAARVGIGLPARDPGPRARLIATLPALEVSRPDWPGHAHVVGPLLWEPTAEILGPPPGDGPLVMVAPSTAVTGVTGMVETVCDALDGAGMRVAATMLDPPQQALPSWAVSGRGRQDVLLRQADVVVCGGGHGMLAKTLSAGVPAVIVPGGGDQWELANRAARQGSAVVVRPLEAAAVRSAIDTVLSSPDFAAAARAAADGAGDVEDPVAVCEAAVD from the coding sequence GTGCGAGTGGCGGTGGTGGCCGGGCCCGATGCGGGTCATGCGATTCCGGCGATCGCGTTGTCGCTGCGGCTCGCGGATGCCGGGCACGACGCGGTCGTCTTCACAGGCGAACGATGGCTCGGCCTCGAACTGCCCGGGGTGACGTTCGCGGAGTTGAAGGGGCTCGCGCCCCGGCTCGGGGACGACGACGGCGATGCGGGGGCGAAGATCCACGCCCGTGCCGCCCACATCGCGAGCGAGATGCTCCCGGATCTCGGAGCCCTGCTACCCGACCTCGTGGTGGCGGACGTGCTCACGGCCGGCGGAGGGATGGCCGCCGAGCGCCTGGGGATCCCGTGGGTCGAGCTCTCGCCGCACCCGTTGTACCTGCCGTCGCGCGGGCTCCCGCCGATCGGCAGCGGTCTCGATGTGGGCACGGGCGTGCGGGGCCGGTTGAGGGACGCCGCGTTGCGGGCGATGACCGCGAGATCGCTGCGGCAGGGGGAGCGCGAGCGTTCGGCCGCACGCGTCGGGATCGGTCTGCCGGCGCGCGATCCCGGGCCCCGGGCCCGGCTGATCGCCACCCTGCCGGCACTCGAGGTGTCCCGCCCCGACTGGCCCGGGCACGCGCACGTCGTCGGTCCGCTGCTGTGGGAACCCACCGCGGAGATCCTCGGTCCGCCGCCGGGTGACGGACCTCTCGTGATGGTCGCGCCGTCGACCGCGGTGACCGGGGTGACCGGGATGGTCGAGACGGTCTGCGACGCACTCGACGGTGCCGGGATGCGGGTCGCCGCGACGATGCTCGATCCCCCGCAGCAGGCGCTTCCGAGCTGGGCCGTCTCGGGTCGTGGCAGGCAGGACGTCCTGCTCCGGCAGGCCGATGTCGTCGTGTGCGGGGGCGGGCACGGGATGCTTGCCAAGACGTTGAGTGCGGGGGTTCCGGCGGTGATCGTGCCCGGGGGCGGTGATCAGTGGGAGCTGGCGAACCGCGCCGCACGGCAGGGGAGTGCGGTGGTGGTCCGTCCGCTCGAGGCGGCTGCGGTCCGCTCCGCGATCGACACCGTGTTGTCGTCACCGGACTTCGCCGCCGCGGCGCGTGCGGCCGCGGACGGCGCCGGTGACGTGGAGGATCCGGTCGCGGTATGCGAGGCCGCGGTGGACTGA
- a CDS encoding DUF3046 domain-containing protein, giving the protein MRLTEFYEVVRDEFGQMHGDALLRDHVLLSLGGRTAAEAIEAGREPREVWRALCDEFDVPPVRR; this is encoded by the coding sequence GTGCGGTTGACGGAGTTCTACGAGGTGGTCCGGGACGAGTTCGGACAGATGCACGGCGATGCCCTGCTGCGCGATCATGTGCTGCTCTCGCTCGGTGGACGGACGGCGGCCGAGGCGATCGAGGCGGGGCGCGAACCCCGCGAGGTGTGGCGCGCGCTCTGCGACGAGTTCGACGTCCCGCCCGTACGGCGGTAG
- the recA gene encoding recombinase RecA encodes MAAQAHDREKALELALAQIDKSFGKGSVMRLGEDVRPPIAVIPTGSIALDVALGIGGLPRGRVIEIYGPESSGKTTVALHAVANAQAAGGIAAFIDAEHALDPDYARKLGVDTDALLVSQPDTGEQALEIADMLIRSGALDIIVIDSVAALVPRAEIEGEMGDSHVGLQARLMSQALRKMTGALNNSGTTAIFINQLREKIGVMFGSPETTTGGKALKFYASVRLDVRRIETLKDGGDAVGNRTRVKVVKNKVSPPFKQAEFDILYGQGISKEGSLIDMGVDQGFIRKSGSWYTYEGDQLGQGKENARKFLLENTDVRDEIEKKIKEKLGIGAVLTDPSDVEEPVDF; translated from the coding sequence ATGGCAGCACAGGCTCACGACCGCGAGAAGGCGCTCGAGCTCGCCCTCGCGCAGATCGACAAGAGCTTCGGTAAGGGCTCGGTGATGCGCCTGGGCGAGGACGTCCGTCCGCCCATCGCCGTCATTCCCACCGGGTCGATCGCACTCGACGTGGCTCTCGGTATCGGCGGTCTGCCGCGCGGGCGCGTCATCGAGATCTACGGCCCGGAATCGTCGGGTAAGACGACGGTGGCCCTCCACGCGGTCGCCAACGCGCAGGCCGCCGGCGGCATCGCGGCGTTCATCGACGCCGAGCACGCCCTGGATCCGGACTACGCGCGCAAGCTCGGTGTCGACACCGACGCCCTGCTCGTGTCCCAGCCCGACACCGGTGAGCAGGCCCTCGAGATCGCCGACATGCTCATCCGCTCGGGTGCGCTCGACATCATCGTCATCGACTCGGTGGCGGCGCTCGTGCCCCGCGCCGAGATCGAGGGCGAGATGGGCGACAGCCACGTCGGTCTCCAGGCCCGCCTGATGAGCCAGGCGCTGCGCAAGATGACCGGTGCGCTCAACAACTCCGGCACCACCGCGATCTTCATCAACCAGCTGCGCGAGAAGATCGGCGTGATGTTCGGCTCGCCCGAGACCACCACGGGCGGTAAGGCGCTGAAGTTCTACGCCTCGGTGCGTCTGGACGTGCGCCGGATCGAGACGCTCAAGGACGGCGGCGACGCGGTGGGCAACCGCACCCGTGTGAAGGTCGTCAAGAACAAGGTCTCGCCTCCGTTCAAGCAGGCCGAGTTCGACATCCTGTACGGCCAGGGCATCTCGAAGGAGGGCTCGCTCATCGACATGGGTGTCGACCAGGGCTTCATCCGTAAGTCCGGCTCCTGGTACACCTACGAGGGCGACCAGCTGGGGCAGGGCAAGGAGAATGCCCGCAAGTTCCTGCTCGAGAACACCGATGTGCGTGACGAGATCGAGAAGAAGATCAAGGAGAAGCTCGGCATCGGTGCCGTTCTCACCGATCCGAGCGATGTCGAGGAGCCGGTCGACTTCTAG
- the recX gene encoding recombination regulator RecX, whose product MDDPEERRPQARRERRGRRRSARTEQELPGGGTEAQAKDVCLRLLTDRARSRSELATKLEQKGFASDVAERALDRLTEVGLIDDADFANQWARSRHLHAGKGKRAIALELRRKGIDADDAAAALEQIDTADERERAIELVRKKLRTQPPLPTEGDRREIAAERDKLVRRLVGMLARRGYAQGMAFDVVREELATFGADASDLPHD is encoded by the coding sequence ATGGACGACCCCGAGGAACGACGGCCCCAAGCACGGCGCGAACGACGCGGACGGCGTCGCTCGGCCCGCACCGAGCAGGAACTGCCCGGCGGTGGCACCGAAGCGCAGGCCAAGGACGTCTGCCTCCGTCTGCTGACCGATCGCGCACGCAGCCGATCCGAACTCGCGACGAAGCTCGAGCAGAAGGGTTTCGCGTCCGACGTCGCGGAGCGCGCCCTCGATCGTCTCACCGAGGTCGGATTGATCGACGACGCGGATTTCGCGAACCAGTGGGCACGGTCACGGCATCTGCATGCGGGGAAGGGCAAGCGCGCGATCGCACTCGAACTGCGCCGCAAGGGAATCGACGCCGACGATGCGGCCGCGGCCCTCGAGCAGATCGACACCGCCGACGAACGCGAGCGAGCGATCGAACTGGTCCGCAAGAAGCTCCGTACCCAGCCGCCGCTGCCCACCGAGGGGGACCGGCGCGAGATCGCGGCCGAACGCGACAAGCTGGTACGGCGGCTGGTCGGGATGCTGGCCCGACGCGGCTACGCGCAGGGGATGGCCTTCGACGTCGTGCGGGAGGAACTCGCGACGTTCGGTGCCGACGCGAGCGACCTCCCGCACGACTGA
- a CDS encoding amino acid ABC transporter permease, which yields MSAHGTVLYDAPGPRAKALYQILSVVVAVLLVVAGWIVYRALDANGQLTAAKWEPFVESSSWTTYLLPGIRGTIIAAVASIVLALVLGTVLGIARLSDHRWVRWIAGAIVELFRAVPVLILMIFAYQVFAEYRVFKSGYLALAAVITGLTLYNGSVIAEIVRAGIRSLPRGQSEAAFAIGMRKNQLMRLILLPQAVTVMLPAIVSQMVIALKDSALGYLIGYVEVVRSGQQLGAFFQNYLPSLLVVAAIMIILNSALTQFAVWLEKRLRSGKRKKGAVPAEDPGTVPTMTVPGLDLTGEGRK from the coding sequence ATGAGTGCACACGGAACCGTTCTCTACGACGCACCGGGACCCCGCGCCAAGGCGCTCTACCAGATCCTGTCGGTGGTCGTGGCCGTGCTCCTCGTCGTCGCCGGCTGGATCGTCTACCGCGCACTCGACGCCAACGGGCAGTTGACAGCGGCCAAGTGGGAGCCGTTCGTCGAATCGTCCAGCTGGACCACCTATCTGCTGCCCGGCATCCGCGGCACGATCATCGCGGCCGTCGCATCGATCGTGCTGGCACTCGTGCTCGGCACGGTCCTGGGCATCGCGCGCCTGTCCGACCACCGGTGGGTCCGCTGGATCGCCGGCGCGATCGTCGAGTTGTTCCGCGCCGTCCCGGTGCTGATCCTGATGATCTTCGCCTACCAGGTGTTCGCCGAGTACCGCGTCTTCAAGTCGGGGTATCTCGCGCTCGCGGCCGTCATCACCGGCCTGACCCTGTACAACGGCTCGGTCATCGCCGAGATCGTGCGCGCAGGCATCAGGTCGCTCCCGCGCGGTCAGAGCGAGGCGGCCTTCGCGATCGGCATGCGGAAGAACCAGCTCATGCGGCTGATCCTGCTGCCGCAGGCCGTCACGGTCATGCTCCCGGCGATCGTGTCGCAGATGGTGATCGCGCTCAAGGACTCGGCGCTCGGCTACCTCATCGGCTATGTCGAAGTGGTGCGTTCCGGCCAGCAGCTCGGCGCGTTCTTCCAGAACTACCTGCCGTCGCTGCTGGTGGTCGCTGCGATCATGATCATCCTCAACAGCGCGCTGACGCAGTTCGCGGTCTGGCTCGAGAAGCGTCTGCGATCCGGAAAGCGCAAGAAGGGTGCCGTGCCGGCCGAGGATCCGGGAACCGTTCCGACCATGACGGTGCCGGGCCTGGACCTGACCGGCGAGGGCCGGAAGTAA
- a CDS encoding amino acid ABC transporter permease translates to MDLLSKYSSQLLDAFWTTIQLTVISAIGALILGTILAGMRVSPIPVARAVGTAYVTIFRNTPLTLIIIFCLFGLSQTLGIKLASESSPTFLVDNNFRLAVLGLSVYTAAFVCESLRSGINTVSLGQSEAGRSLGLTFSQNLRLIVLPQAFRAVIAPLGSVLIALTKNSTIASVIGVSEASLLMKTMIENEAAIFVVGGIFALGFVILTLPTGLFFGRLSKRYEVAR, encoded by the coding sequence GTGGATCTGTTGAGCAAGTACAGCAGCCAGCTACTCGACGCGTTCTGGACCACGATCCAGTTGACCGTCATCTCGGCGATCGGTGCACTGATCCTCGGAACGATCCTCGCCGGAATGCGTGTGTCCCCCATCCCCGTGGCGCGTGCCGTCGGCACCGCCTACGTGACGATCTTCCGCAACACCCCGCTGACCCTGATCATCATCTTCTGCCTGTTCGGTCTGTCCCAGACACTCGGTATCAAACTGGCTTCGGAGTCGTCGCCGACATTCCTGGTGGACAACAACTTCCGGCTCGCCGTGCTCGGCCTGAGCGTCTACACGGCGGCGTTCGTGTGCGAGTCGCTCCGCTCGGGCATCAACACGGTCTCGCTCGGGCAGTCGGAGGCCGGCCGCTCGCTGGGCCTGACCTTCAGCCAGAATCTGCGCCTGATCGTCCTTCCGCAGGCGTTCCGCGCGGTCATCGCCCCGCTCGGTTCGGTGCTCATCGCGTTGACCAAGAACTCGACGATCGCCTCCGTCATCGGCGTGTCCGAGGCCTCGCTGCTGATGAAGACGATGATCGAGAACGAAGCGGCCATCTTCGTCGTCGGTGGCATCTTCGCGCTCGGATTCGTCATCCTCACCCTTCCCACCGGCCTGTTCTTCGGTCGGCTCAGCAAGCGATACGAGGTCGCCCGATGA
- a CDS encoding glutamate ABC transporter substrate-binding protein, with translation MKLSRSIRLGIGAVAVAVVATACGGDETRSVSQSAENGTLTVGIKFDQPGLGLRNPDGSFSGFDVEVAEYVAGQLGVPPENITFKEAPSAQRETLIQNGEVDYVVATYSITDARKEKVDFAGPYFIAGQSLLVRADETEITGPETLSGGKRLCSVAGSTPAQNVKDNYAQDVQLQEFDTYSLCVEALRNGAVDAVTTDDIILAGYAAQSPGDFKVVGEPFTTERYGIGLAKGDDESRNAINDAIEEMIASGAWEAAFQETVGASGYELPEQPSVDRY, from the coding sequence ATGAAATTGTCCCGCTCCATCCGCCTGGGCATCGGCGCCGTCGCCGTGGCAGTGGTCGCCACGGCGTGCGGTGGCGACGAGACGCGCAGCGTCTCGCAGTCCGCGGAGAACGGCACCCTGACGGTCGGTATCAAGTTCGACCAGCCGGGCCTGGGCCTGCGCAACCCGGACGGTTCGTTCAGCGGGTTCGACGTCGAGGTCGCCGAGTACGTCGCCGGCCAGCTCGGTGTCCCGCCGGAGAACATCACCTTCAAGGAGGCTCCTTCGGCCCAGCGCGAGACGCTCATCCAGAACGGTGAGGTCGACTACGTCGTTGCGACCTACTCGATCACCGATGCCCGCAAGGAAAAAGTGGACTTCGCAGGCCCGTACTTCATCGCCGGACAGTCGCTCCTCGTGCGCGCGGACGAGACCGAGATCACCGGTCCCGAGACGCTCAGCGGCGGCAAGCGCCTGTGCTCGGTGGCGGGTTCGACCCCGGCCCAGAACGTGAAGGACAACTACGCGCAGGACGTCCAGCTCCAGGAGTTCGACACCTACTCGCTGTGTGTCGAGGCGCTGCGCAACGGTGCGGTCGACGCGGTGACCACCGACGACATCATCCTCGCCGGTTACGCCGCACAGAGCCCGGGCGACTTCAAGGTCGTCGGTGAGCCGTTCACCACCGAGCGCTACGGCATCGGTCTCGCCAAGGGCGACGACGAGTCGCGCAACGCGATCAACGACGCGATCGAGGAGATGATCGCCAGCGGTGCATGGGAGGCCGCATTCCAGGAGACCGTCGGCGCCTCGGGCTACGAGCTCCCGGAGCAGCCCAGCGTCGATCGTTACTGA
- the gluA gene encoding glutamate ABC transporter ATP-binding protein GluA — translation MISMNGVNKHFGSLHVLQDINLEIPRGQVVIVVGPSGSGKSTLCRTINRLEPIDSGEIHVDGTLLPEEGKALARLRSDVGMVFQSFNLFAHKTILENVMLGPIKVRKIKKDKARESAMQLLDRVGIANQADKYPAQLSGGQQQRVAIARALAMNPKVMLFDEPTSALDPEMVQEVLDVMTSLAKEGMTMVVVTHEMGFARKAGDRVLFMADGRIIEDTDPETFFTAPKSDRAKDFLGKILSH, via the coding sequence ATGATCTCCATGAACGGGGTGAACAAGCATTTCGGATCCCTGCACGTACTGCAGGACATCAACCTCGAGATCCCGCGAGGACAGGTCGTCATCGTCGTCGGCCCGTCGGGTTCGGGTAAATCGACCCTCTGCCGCACCATCAACCGGCTCGAACCGATCGACTCGGGAGAGATCCACGTGGACGGCACCCTGCTGCCGGAGGAGGGCAAGGCACTCGCCCGCCTGCGTTCGGACGTCGGCATGGTGTTCCAGTCGTTCAACCTGTTCGCCCACAAGACGATCCTCGAGAACGTCATGCTCGGCCCCATCAAGGTGCGCAAGATCAAGAAGGACAAGGCCCGCGAGTCGGCGATGCAGTTGCTCGACCGGGTCGGGATCGCCAACCAGGCCGACAAGTACCCGGCGCAGCTGTCGGGTGGTCAGCAGCAGCGCGTCGCAATCGCACGCGCGCTCGCGATGAACCCCAAGGTCATGTTGTTCGACGAGCCCACCTCCGCCCTCGACCCCGAGATGGTCCAGGAAGTCCTCGACGTGATGACCTCCCTCGCGAAGGAGGGCATGACGATGGTCGTGGTCACCCACGAGATGGGATTCGCCCGCAAGGCCGGCGATCGCGTGCTGTTCATGGCCGACGGCCGCATCATCGAGGACACCGATCCCGAGACCTTCTTCACCGCACCGAAATCCGATCGCGCCAAGGACTTCCTCGGCAAGATCCTCAGTCACTGA